The following are encoded in a window of Dysidea avara chromosome 4, odDysAvar1.4, whole genome shotgun sequence genomic DNA:
- the LOC136253018 gene encoding uncharacterized protein, which translates to MKLCNFLLFVQFAAIMVLSRRCHGETLFVPPRYIFAAVGSSEIITCSASDANSVAWSSEYHEIAFVNTLRRYTWNSTDDNNVTTAFLRFIDISKDEMRSYDCFMLFDDGSLYCHYIWVYVREPESLLIPPRNILTTPGSNVTASCSGRYAFWSDDVGRGYSVVYNTSEVITWTATDEHGVNTEFLTLFNITDSTCGYSCFGGPSFPLSYFCVTVVPVSQSMDHGLGEEDSPLFY; encoded by the exons ATGAAGCTGTGTAACTTCCTACTCTTTGTTCAGTTCGCTGCAATTATGGTGCTATCACGGAGATGTCATGGTG AGACATTATTTGTTCCTCCAAGATATATATTTGCAGCAGTTGGATCAAGTGAAATCATCACATGTTCTGCATCTGATGCAAACTCAGTTGCATGGTCCTCTGAATATCATGAAATTGCATTTGTAAACACATTAAGAAGATATACTTGG AACAGTACTGACGACAATAATGTCACTACAGCATTTCTCAGATTTATTGACATATCAAAAGATGAAATGAGAAGCTATGATTGTTTTATGCTCTTTGATGATGGATCACTCTACTGTCACTACATTTGGGTATATGTTCGTGAACCAG AGAGTttactcattcctccaaggaaTATACTAACAACACCTGGTTCCAATGTAACTGCTTCATGTTCAGGAAGGTACGCCTTCTGGTCTGATGATGTCGGAAGAGGTTATTCTGTAGTATACAACACGTCAGAAGTCATTACTTGG ACTGCTACAGATGAACATGGAGTCAACACAGAGTTTCTTACTTTATTTAATATTACAGATTCAACTTGTGGTTACAGCTGTTTTGGCGGTCCTAGTTTTCCATTGTCATACTTTTGTGTTACAGTAGTGCCAG tgagccaaagcatggatcatggacttggggaagaagatagtccgttgttttactga